The sequence TCATCAGGGGCGGGATCATCGGGGAAGAGGTGAAAAAATTCCTGAAGGAGCTGGAGAAGAAGCGCAACTGGTAAGGGATTATGGGAGAAAGGCATGAGAAAAGGGGAAAGGCCGGACAGGACCATCCCCGCTCCGTCATTCCGGTCAGAACCCGGAATCCAGGTAAAGGCGAATAGCATCGGGTGGGAGGGGGCCTCACGGCGGCCGGCCGCGACTTCCAGCTTCAGGCCCTCCCTGGAGGCATCTGCATCTTCCGGATGGCTGTCGGGATCCAGCCGAACAGTGCTGAAGCACCAAACGCCAGGCCGGGCGCACCACGAAAAAAAGGGACTCCGTAAGGAGCCCCTTTTTTTATGAGAATCTCTTTATCCCTAGAACCGATAGGTCAGATCCATCCCGAGAAGGCTCACTTCACTGCTGTAGGTACCGTCATAGGGCAAGTCAAAAATACCTGGAAGGGGCTCATTGGAGTTCACGTCCCTGCTCTCTTTGGTCAGGAGCATGTAGGCCGCGTTGATCTCCCATTGGCCTGCGTTATAACCGCCACCGATCACGAATGCTGTACCGTCTGAATCCGGCAGTCTGGGGTCGTAGGTCTCATCGGGTGCGGGGGAGGGCTCGGAGAGATAACCACCCCGGATCGTCCACTGGTCGTCGATCTTGTAGTCGATGCCGATGCGGATGGCTGTTACATCTTCGTAGTCCTTATTGACCGTTCGAACGGTCGTGGATCCATCCTTGAACACCAACTTGTCATAGTTTGACCATTTGGTGAGATCCATGTCCAGATTCATTGCAACTTTGTCGTTGAAAGCGTATCGGACACCCAAGGCCATTGTGTCGGGAAGGTTCAGATCTCCGCTCGCACTCCCGGAATGGGTGACACCGAAGGTGTCCGTGGGGAAGTTTAACACATCCACGTCCACTTCCGGGCTAGCTCCTGTGTGCCAAGCGAATCCGATGCTCAGAGCATCCAGGTCGTAAAAAGCACTCAGAACAAAACCCAGTCCAGCCCCGTCACCCTCCAGGGAGTAAGGACCAGTGGACGAACCGCCGTCATATTTCAGCGTTTTAACCATGTAGTACTCGGGACCGAACCCCACTGCGAACTGATCGTTAACCTTGTATGCGGCCACAGGAGCTATTTTGACGATCTCAAGGGTGGTCTCTGTTACCAGGGGCACACCCGCCAGCGCCGAGTCAACAAAAGCTTCCAAAGCACCGTTGAAAATGGCATCGCTGCCCCACTCCGTTCCCAGCCCGAAGGGTGCATTCACCCCGAACCCAATCCACCAGTCGCCTTCACCGATGTTGTTCGAGTAGAAGAAATATGGTGGCAAGAAGGTGGCATCCTCCGTTTCCGATTTTCCGCCAAGGAAAAACTCGAAATCCGATGTGGGCTGGATCATGGTCATTCCCACCATGACCTGCGTCCCCTC is a genomic window of bacterium containing:
- a CDS encoding outer membrane protein transport protein gives rise to the protein MKRGIVSALVSAAVLMFAASSAIAAGFRIPESGAKAMGTANAFVGQADDPSAVHHNPAGLTGLEGTQVMVGMTMIQPTSDFEFFLGGKSETEDATFLPPYFFYSNNIGEGDWWIGFGVNAPFGLGTEWGSDAIFNGALEAFVDSALAGVPLVTETTLEIVKIAPVAAYKVNDQFAVGFGPEYYMVKTLKYDGGSSTGPYSLEGDGAGLGFVLSAFYDLDALSIGFAWHTGASPEVDVDVLNFPTDTFGVTHSGSASGDLNLPDTMALGVRYAFNDKVAMNLDMDLTKWSNYDKLVFKDGSTTVRTVNKDYEDVTAIRIGIDYKIDDQWTIRGGYLSEPSPAPDETYDPRLPDSDGTAFVIGGGYNAGQWEINAAYMLLTKESRDVNSNEPLPGIFDLPYDGTYSSEVSLLGMDLTYRF